From a region of the Xanthomonas rydalmerensis genome:
- a CDS encoding response regulator — MSAPIRVLIADDHTLVRESLVAVLDAIDGIQVVAQAADGIEALAKAEATSPDVAIVDISMPRLNGIDVVRRLCETVPLARILVLTMHEEHEYVLHAVRAGASGYLLKDSASADLIAAVRNLHAGRGHFSPQAAQALVTQMQQPQALPPDPYRSLTAREREVFHLIVEGRTTKEIARVLQISVKTAENHRFRVLNKLGMRNTAELVRYAVRHGLLD; from the coding sequence ATGAGCGCGCCGATCCGGGTCCTCATCGCCGACGACCACACCCTGGTGCGCGAAAGCCTGGTCGCCGTGCTCGACGCGATCGACGGCATCCAGGTGGTGGCGCAGGCTGCCGACGGCATCGAGGCGCTGGCCAAGGCCGAGGCGACCAGCCCGGACGTGGCGATCGTGGACATCTCGATGCCGCGGCTCAACGGCATCGACGTGGTCCGACGATTGTGCGAGACCGTGCCGCTGGCGCGGATCCTGGTGCTGACCATGCATGAGGAACACGAATACGTGCTGCACGCCGTGCGCGCCGGCGCCTCCGGCTACCTGCTCAAGGACAGCGCCAGCGCCGACCTGATCGCCGCGGTGCGCAACCTGCACGCCGGCCGCGGCCACTTCTCGCCGCAGGCCGCGCAGGCGCTGGTGACACAGATGCAGCAGCCGCAAGCGCTGCCGCCCGATCCCTACCGCAGCCTGACCGCACGCGAACGCGAGGTGTTCCACCTGATCGTGGAAGGCCGCACCACCAAGGAGATCGCGCGGGTGCTGCAGATCAGCGTCAAGACCGCCGAGAACCACCGCTTCCGCGTGCTCAACAAGCTGGGCATGCGCAATACCGCCGAACTGGTGCGCTACGCGGTCCGCCACGGCCTGCTCGACTGA
- a CDS encoding S8 family serine peptidase: MPIRRPALAIGICAVLASGIFAGGKAEAAAHLDSLLESKLASTPLTDELQIVITYKQSKPVSAAQLTVLHDLGITRGVSMQTLPIAGALATPEEILALAERDDVASIYYNAPLRYFNQDARQATGVDRAQSNPGDFGRTVPYTGRGVGVLINDSGIDATHRDLAYGDRVVQNVLANTNLHNLNSMLPVTYLEGVPNTDAGSGHGTHCAGTVGGNGAQSGGKYRGVATGASLVGYGSSGVLLILDAVGGLDYAAAHQNSFKDPIRVVSNSWGTSGKFDPADPVNVATYELYKRGIVSVFAAGNDGPKEDTHNPYAQAPWVISVAAGNVDGTLADFSSRGKAGERDTFTTADGKSWTHINEPSITAPGVDIISTRASTGLLPPLAAQTDAKLIAPAQLPFYTTMSGTSMATPHVAGVVALVLEANPNLTPDQVKDLIERTATPMAGRASWEVGAGYLNAYSALREASKK; the protein is encoded by the coding sequence ATGCCCATCCGTCGTCCCGCACTCGCCATCGGCATTTGCGCCGTTCTCGCCAGCGGTATCTTCGCTGGTGGCAAGGCCGAAGCCGCCGCGCATCTGGACAGCCTGCTGGAGTCCAAGCTGGCCAGCACGCCGCTGACCGACGAGCTGCAGATCGTCATCACCTACAAGCAGTCCAAGCCGGTCTCGGCGGCGCAGCTGACCGTGTTGCACGACCTGGGCATCACCCGCGGCGTCAGCATGCAGACCCTGCCGATCGCCGGTGCGCTGGCCACGCCCGAAGAGATCCTGGCGCTGGCCGAGCGCGACGACGTCGCCTCGATCTACTACAACGCGCCGCTGCGCTACTTCAACCAGGACGCGCGCCAGGCCACCGGGGTCGACCGCGCGCAGAGCAATCCGGGCGACTTCGGCCGCACCGTGCCGTACACCGGCCGCGGTGTCGGCGTGCTGATCAACGACTCGGGCATCGACGCCACCCACCGCGACCTGGCCTATGGCGACCGTGTGGTGCAGAACGTGCTGGCCAACACCAACCTGCACAATCTGAATTCGATGCTGCCGGTCACCTACCTGGAAGGCGTGCCGAACACCGACGCCGGCTCCGGCCACGGCACCCACTGCGCCGGCACGGTCGGCGGCAATGGCGCGCAGTCCGGCGGCAAGTACCGCGGCGTGGCGACCGGCGCCAGCCTGGTCGGCTACGGCTCCAGTGGCGTGCTGCTGATCCTGGACGCGGTCGGCGGCCTGGACTACGCGGCGGCGCACCAGAACAGCTTCAAGGATCCGATCCGCGTCGTCAGCAACTCCTGGGGCACGTCCGGCAAGTTCGATCCGGCCGATCCGGTCAACGTCGCCACCTACGAGCTGTACAAGCGCGGCATCGTCAGCGTGTTCGCCGCCGGCAACGACGGCCCGAAGGAGGACACCCACAATCCGTACGCGCAGGCGCCGTGGGTGATCTCGGTCGCCGCCGGCAACGTCGACGGTACGCTGGCCGACTTCTCCTCGCGCGGCAAGGCCGGCGAGCGCGATACCTTCACCACCGCCGATGGCAAGAGCTGGACCCACATCAACGAACCCAGCATCACCGCGCCGGGCGTGGACATCATCTCCACCCGCGCCTCCACCGGCTTGTTGCCGCCGCTGGCCGCGCAGACGGACGCCAAGCTGATCGCGCCGGCGCAGCTGCCGTTCTACACCACCATGAGCGGCACCTCGATGGCCACCCCGCATGTGGCCGGTGTGGTGGCGCTGGTGCTGGAGGCCAATCCGAACCTGACCCCGGACCAGGTCAAGGACCTGATCGAGCGCACCGCCACGCCGATGGCGGGACGTGCTTCCTGGGAAGTGGGCGCCGGCTATCTCAACGCCTACTCGGCGTTGCGCGAAGCCAGCAAGAAGTGA
- a CDS encoding DUF1656 domain-containing protein, with the protein MLLPAELSIAGVYVPGLLVLGLALLLVAWALDAVAGRAGLYRYAWHPSLFRLAIYVGAFAALGLLLLP; encoded by the coding sequence ATGCTGCTGCCCGCTGAACTCTCGATCGCCGGAGTGTACGTGCCCGGTCTGCTGGTGCTGGGCCTGGCCCTGCTGCTGGTGGCCTGGGCGCTGGACGCGGTCGCCGGTCGCGCCGGCCTGTACCGCTACGCCTGGCATCCCTCCCTGTTCCGTCTGGCCATCTACGTCGGCGCGTTCGCCGCGCTCGGCCTGCTCCTTTTGCCGTGA
- a CDS encoding acyl-CoA dehydrogenase C-terminal domain-containing protein: MSTYQAPLTDLRFALHDVLQVEALFARLGHAEANAELIDAVLEEAARFTGTVLAPLNRVGDEHGCTLDKATGAVTTAPGFREAYRQFAEGGWTGLTAAAEFGGQGLPHTLGVPLNEMVNAANLAWGNFPLLSHGAVEALKQHGEAWQQEVFLKPLVDGRWTGTMCLTEPHCGTDLGLLKTRAEPNADGSWSVSGTKIFITAGEHDFTDNIVHLVLARLPDAPAGAKGISLLVVPKFKVARDGSVGERNALRCGSLEHKMGIHGSATCVMNFDGAQGYLVGQPHKGLQAMFTMMNTARLGVGLQGIGLSERAYQNALHYARERLQSRSLSGAKLPEKPADPILVHPDVRRMLLTVKALTEGSRLLALHAATLIDIAHSAQDPAEREQADVLVSFLTPISKACQTEWAVENTYHALQCFGGHGYIHEHGMEQLARDARITTLYEGTTGIQALDLIGRKTASSQGAGLKLFLAQIEAFLTEHADNPAVAEFVTPLREKAAEWAALTKRILQRAAGNPEELGAASYDYVFYSGYVVLAYWWARSVAAAEASAHGEAFKQSKRETARFYYARLLPRTLTHAAAIDSGAEPLMALADAQF; this comes from the coding sequence ATGAGCACCTATCAAGCCCCGTTGACCGATCTCCGCTTCGCGCTGCACGACGTGCTGCAGGTGGAGGCGCTGTTCGCCCGCCTCGGCCATGCCGAGGCCAATGCCGAACTGATCGATGCGGTGCTGGAGGAAGCGGCGCGCTTCACCGGCACCGTGCTGGCGCCGCTGAACCGGGTCGGCGACGAGCACGGCTGCACCCTGGACAAGGCCACCGGCGCGGTGACCACCGCGCCCGGCTTCCGCGAGGCCTACCGGCAGTTCGCCGAGGGCGGCTGGACCGGGCTGACCGCCGCCGCCGAGTTCGGCGGCCAGGGCCTGCCGCACACCCTGGGCGTGCCGCTCAACGAAATGGTCAACGCCGCCAACCTGGCCTGGGGCAACTTCCCGCTGCTGTCGCACGGCGCGGTCGAGGCTCTCAAGCAGCACGGCGAGGCCTGGCAGCAGGAGGTGTTCCTGAAGCCGCTGGTGGACGGCCGCTGGACCGGCACCATGTGCCTGACCGAGCCGCACTGCGGCACCGACCTGGGCCTGCTCAAGACCCGCGCCGAACCCAACGCCGACGGCAGTTGGTCGGTCAGCGGCACCAAGATCTTCATCACCGCCGGCGAGCACGACTTCACCGACAACATCGTGCACCTGGTGCTGGCGCGGCTGCCGGACGCGCCGGCCGGCGCCAAGGGCATCTCGCTGCTGGTGGTGCCGAAGTTCAAGGTCGCCCGCGACGGCAGCGTCGGCGAGCGCAACGCGCTGCGCTGCGGCTCGCTGGAGCACAAGATGGGCATCCACGGCTCGGCCACCTGCGTGATGAACTTCGACGGCGCCCAGGGCTATCTGGTCGGGCAGCCGCACAAGGGCCTGCAGGCCATGTTCACCATGATGAACACCGCGCGCCTCGGCGTCGGTCTGCAGGGCATCGGCCTGTCCGAGCGCGCCTACCAGAACGCGCTGCACTACGCCCGCGAGCGCCTGCAGTCGCGTTCGTTGAGCGGCGCCAAGCTGCCGGAGAAGCCGGCCGACCCGATCCTGGTGCATCCGGACGTGCGGCGCATGCTGCTGACGGTGAAGGCGCTGACCGAAGGCAGCCGCCTGCTGGCGCTGCACGCCGCGACCCTGATCGACATCGCGCACAGCGCGCAGGATCCGGCCGAACGCGAGCAGGCCGACGTGCTGGTCAGCTTCCTCACCCCGATCTCCAAGGCCTGCCAGACCGAGTGGGCGGTGGAGAACACCTACCACGCGCTGCAGTGCTTCGGCGGCCACGGCTACATCCACGAACACGGCATGGAGCAGTTGGCCCGCGACGCACGCATCACCACCCTCTACGAAGGCACCACCGGCATCCAGGCGCTGGACCTGATCGGCCGCAAGACCGCGTCCAGCCAGGGCGCGGGACTGAAGCTGTTCCTGGCGCAGATCGAGGCCTTCCTGACCGAGCACGCCGACAACCCGGCGGTGGCCGAATTCGTCACGCCGCTGCGCGAGAAGGCCGCCGAGTGGGCGGCGCTGACCAAGCGCATCCTGCAGCGCGCCGCCGGCAACCCCGAGGAACTGGGCGCGGCCAGCTACGACTACGTGTTCTATTCCGGCTACGTGGTGCTGGCCTACTGGTGGGCGCGCAGCGTCGCCGCGGCCGAGGCCTCGGCGCACGGCGAGGCGTTCAAGCAGTCCAAGCGCGAGACCGCCCGCTTCTACTACGCCCGCCTGCTGCCGCGCACGCTGACCCACGCCGCGGCCATCGACAGCGGCGCCGAGCCGCTGATGGCGCTGGCCGACGCACAGTT
- a CDS encoding DUF6689 family protein: MHMMFARVCLLFCAMAASSGLAAQPLPVQVDVSGNVATATIGAGPYPLAELTLEFDDASDLNPGSLGLSAQLLTPAQVAALLPRLPSTQASQVPSQLPLLVTVTPPPSGGLAFRRLVHVELHTHALAYTADSNLRLFKAPEGGDFRDITDDIAPGSVRARGTTGGFSQFIVIHDLRPTATVVSAKLGRLQALVAQLPASEAAPLAAMLSSVQSALANADYTTATVALDGFREQVSARAGHGIAQTWNAGMSEGNPAGELLAGAATLRFSIDYQRLYAP, from the coding sequence ATGCACATGATGTTCGCAAGGGTTTGCCTGCTGTTCTGCGCCATGGCGGCGTCCAGCGGGCTCGCCGCACAACCGCTGCCGGTGCAGGTCGACGTGAGCGGCAACGTGGCGACGGCGACGATCGGCGCCGGGCCGTATCCGCTGGCGGAGCTGACGCTGGAATTCGACGACGCCAGCGACCTCAACCCAGGCAGCCTGGGCCTGAGCGCGCAACTGCTGACCCCGGCCCAGGTCGCGGCGCTGCTGCCGCGACTGCCCAGCACGCAAGCCAGCCAGGTGCCATCGCAGTTGCCGCTGCTGGTCACGGTGACGCCGCCGCCGAGCGGCGGCCTGGCGTTCCGGCGGCTCGTGCATGTGGAACTGCACACGCACGCGCTGGCCTACACCGCCGACAGCAACCTGCGTCTGTTCAAGGCCCCGGAAGGCGGCGATTTCCGCGACATCACCGACGACATCGCGCCCGGCAGCGTCCGTGCCCGCGGCACCACCGGCGGCTTCTCACAGTTCATCGTGATCCACGACCTGCGCCCGACCGCCACCGTGGTGTCCGCCAAGCTGGGCCGCCTGCAGGCCTTGGTGGCGCAGCTGCCGGCCAGCGAGGCGGCGCCGCTGGCAGCCATGCTGAGCAGCGTGCAGAGCGCTCTGGCCAATGCCGACTACACCACCGCCACGGTGGCGCTGGACGGGTTCCGCGAGCAGGTGTCGGCGCGCGCCGGCCACGGCATCGCGCAGACCTGGAATGCCGGCATGAGCGAAGGCAACCCCGCCGGCGAACTGCTGGCCGGCGCGGCGACGCTGCGCTTCTCCATCGACTACCAACGTCTCTACGCGCCTTGA
- a CDS encoding FHA domain-containing protein, producing MPARLTAYLPDAPAPTLLLAAGQTLAIGRAADNALALEHPSVSRWHARLQPQADGHWQLHDLGSKNGSFRDGVRVAAPIALETATWLRFGDIYAEFAPLSPADAELAERRQRARCDRATALTQGLAQIGGLDDLLGASLDAVVELSQAERGLLVLAEAHGQRIAASHGTGPLPLQRGLAGSEGALQRALRHGQATVAHDVGGVPWLAERASVCAAGLRTVLCLPLRDGARVLGAIYADSRRAGSAIGALDMQLLEAFCERAALWIAARQALRETGAEPEPA from the coding sequence ATGCCCGCGCGCCTGACCGCCTACCTGCCCGACGCGCCGGCGCCGACGCTGCTGCTCGCCGCCGGGCAGACGCTGGCGATCGGCCGCGCGGCGGACAACGCGCTGGCACTGGAACATCCCTCGGTGTCGCGCTGGCACGCCCGGCTGCAGCCGCAGGCCGACGGCCACTGGCAGTTGCACGACCTGGGCAGCAAGAACGGCAGCTTCCGCGATGGCGTGCGCGTGGCCGCGCCGATCGCGCTGGAGACCGCGACCTGGCTGCGCTTTGGCGACATCTACGCCGAGTTCGCCCCGCTCAGCCCGGCCGATGCGGAACTGGCCGAACGCCGCCAGCGCGCCCGCTGCGATCGCGCCACCGCGCTCACCCAGGGGCTCGCCCAGATCGGCGGACTCGACGATCTGCTCGGCGCCAGCCTGGACGCGGTAGTCGAACTGTCCCAGGCCGAACGCGGCCTGCTGGTCCTGGCCGAGGCGCACGGCCAGCGCATCGCGGCCAGCCACGGCACCGGGCCGCTGCCGCTGCAGCGCGGGCTCGCCGGCAGCGAGGGTGCCCTGCAACGCGCCCTGCGCCACGGCCAGGCCACCGTGGCCCACGACGTCGGCGGCGTGCCGTGGCTGGCCGAGCGCGCCTCGGTCTGCGCCGCCGGCCTGCGCACGGTGCTGTGCCTGCCGCTGCGCGACGGCGCGCGCGTGCTCGGCGCGATCTACGCCGACAGCCGCCGCGCCGGAAGTGCCATCGGTGCGCTGGACATGCAATTGCTCGAAGCCTTCTGCGAGCGCGCCGCGCTCTGGATCGCCGCGCGCCAGGCGCTGCGCGAGACCGGCGCGGAGCCGGAGCCGGCATGA
- a CDS encoding protein kinase domain-containing protein → MSDAATATGLYAQESLTPGDVLAGRFRIERLLGIGGMGLVYLAHDQALGIDVAVKLLRPELAQRPQAFARFRQELLLARLVSSPHVVRIHDLAEHAGRWLISMDYVEGESLEARLQREERLDVDTALRIAGDIARGLQAAHARGVVHRDLKPANILLQRGGDALISDFGVACSMASSGLGATLGNVIGTPAYLSPEQARGDALDPRSDLYALGLILYEMLAGQVPFAGGTLSETLAQRMLREPPRVDRLRADVPGWLVRLLQRLLRPQPRDRLQHAGEVIVAIERRQLPRDRRRWRRLAIGLAATLAGAALLGAGAWQWQAQSASAPPPVVAVQPLPRLLVLPLAGDPGNAEQRLALGAWLRGSLGETLTVVDDARTRQALRQYDPTGQAPLDVAALRRLASAQRVLQPSLQRQGAGWRLQALLHPASGAAQRLDGPVAADPAAAYAAWLPVASRTLLAEGTTLPDDLPAPAALQAYARGLAAQQRDDSAQALQQFAEASAQAPQSAPLRLAEVVAAQAIGEEQKAREALSARAPTAPARPRTLAMLEALRLEAEDDLAAADRTWQALATARPDDSVVQLQFARVQAQAGHLDAARDRLRALSQRDPDDPRLWLALGKLAILSGNAATAVDDDLLRAQLLFRRGRDLYGEAETVNALGVGYGRLGLAQQAQAQYLRAVELRRQVGNRRGVATSLRNLAGTLSIGGAFAEAEQQLRQAQALYVELGDRDGQAAAANELGLLAEERGDYPQALQAFRGALTAWRALGDAHGVAETLNNIGFAHFQLGDLDSAQAFWEQAARAYADLNDATGRVRTAQNLGLLATARGQWAQAQTLLTQALREAERHQMLEEVAVSRRNLAELAFWQGQRDVALTELDQAQRLFQQSRDQRGQTDIALLRAQLWLALDDPAQARLALQQVQRQAAASVSSEQRAGAALLQAQLAERDGDDAAAAAALRQAEALARASGTRLLQLQVRVQAAHDEPTLAALAADVARLGNAGLRLRYLQQALRYGAADQVAARYAQAQTLLLRGSPLFAAALHTQAAQRLDALGDHAAAQRARRAAAQAASGADVASARSTP, encoded by the coding sequence ATGAGCGACGCCGCCACCGCCACCGGCCTGTACGCGCAGGAAAGCCTGACGCCGGGGGACGTGCTGGCCGGCCGCTTCCGCATCGAGCGCCTGCTCGGCATCGGCGGCATGGGTCTGGTGTACCTGGCCCACGACCAGGCGCTGGGCATCGACGTCGCGGTCAAGCTGCTGCGCCCGGAACTGGCGCAGCGGCCGCAGGCCTTCGCCCGCTTCCGCCAGGAACTGCTGCTGGCGCGGCTGGTATCCAGTCCGCACGTGGTGCGGATCCACGACCTGGCCGAACACGCCGGGCGCTGGCTGATCAGCATGGACTACGTGGAGGGCGAGTCGCTGGAAGCGCGGCTGCAGCGCGAGGAACGGCTGGACGTCGACACCGCGTTGCGCATCGCCGGCGACATCGCCCGCGGCCTGCAGGCGGCGCATGCGCGCGGCGTCGTGCACCGCGACCTCAAGCCGGCCAACATCCTGCTGCAACGCGGCGGCGATGCGCTGATCAGCGACTTCGGCGTGGCCTGCTCGATGGCCAGCAGCGGTCTGGGCGCGACCCTGGGCAACGTCATCGGCACGCCCGCCTACCTGTCGCCCGAACAGGCGCGCGGCGACGCGCTCGACCCGCGCAGCGACCTCTACGCCTTGGGCCTGATCCTGTACGAAATGCTCGCCGGGCAGGTGCCGTTCGCCGGCGGCACCCTGTCCGAGACCCTGGCCCAACGCATGCTGCGCGAGCCGCCGCGGGTGGACCGGCTGCGCGCGGACGTGCCGGGCTGGCTGGTGCGGCTGCTGCAGCGGCTGCTGCGCCCGCAGCCGCGCGACCGCTTGCAGCACGCTGGCGAAGTCATCGTGGCGATCGAGCGCCGGCAACTGCCGCGCGATCGCCGGCGCTGGCGCCGCCTCGCCATTGGCTTGGCCGCGACCCTGGCCGGCGCCGCCCTGCTCGGTGCCGGCGCCTGGCAATGGCAGGCGCAAAGCGCCAGCGCCCCGCCGCCGGTGGTCGCCGTGCAACCGCTGCCGCGCCTGCTGGTCTTGCCGCTGGCCGGGGACCCGGGCAACGCCGAACAGCGCCTGGCGCTCGGTGCGTGGCTGCGCGGCAGCCTCGGCGAAACGCTGACCGTGGTCGACGACGCGCGCACCCGGCAGGCGCTGCGCCAGTACGACCCCACCGGCCAGGCGCCGCTGGACGTGGCGGCGCTGCGCCGGCTCGCCTCCGCGCAACGCGTGCTGCAGCCGAGCCTGCAACGCCAGGGTGCCGGCTGGCGCCTGCAGGCGCTGCTGCATCCGGCCAGCGGCGCGGCGCAACGCCTCGACGGACCGGTCGCCGCCGATCCGGCCGCGGCCTACGCGGCGTGGTTGCCGGTCGCGTCCAGGACGCTGCTCGCCGAGGGCACCACCCTGCCCGACGACCTGCCGGCGCCCGCCGCGCTGCAGGCATATGCGCGCGGCCTGGCGGCGCAGCAACGCGACGACAGCGCACAGGCGCTGCAGCAGTTCGCCGAGGCCAGCGCGCAGGCGCCGCAGTCCGCGCCGTTGCGCCTGGCCGAGGTGGTCGCGGCGCAGGCCATCGGCGAAGAACAGAAAGCGCGCGAAGCCTTGAGCGCGCGCGCGCCCACGGCGCCGGCGCGGCCGCGCACCCTGGCGATGCTGGAGGCGCTGCGCCTGGAAGCGGAAGACGATCTCGCCGCCGCCGACCGCACCTGGCAGGCGCTGGCCACGGCCAGGCCCGACGACAGCGTGGTGCAACTGCAGTTCGCGCGGGTCCAGGCGCAGGCCGGCCATCTGGACGCGGCGCGCGATCGTCTGCGCGCGTTGTCGCAGCGCGATCCCGACGATCCGCGGCTATGGCTGGCGCTGGGCAAGCTGGCGATCCTCAGCGGCAACGCCGCCACCGCGGTGGACGACGACCTGCTGCGCGCACAGTTGTTGTTCCGCCGCGGACGCGACCTCTATGGCGAGGCGGAAACGGTGAACGCACTGGGCGTGGGCTACGGTCGGCTCGGCCTGGCCCAGCAGGCGCAGGCGCAGTACCTGCGCGCCGTGGAGCTGCGTCGCCAGGTCGGCAATCGCCGTGGCGTCGCCACCAGCCTGCGCAACCTGGCCGGCACGCTCAGCATCGGCGGTGCCTTCGCCGAGGCCGAACAGCAGCTGCGCCAGGCGCAGGCGCTGTACGTCGAACTGGGCGACCGCGACGGCCAGGCCGCCGCCGCCAACGAACTCGGTCTGCTGGCCGAAGAGCGCGGCGACTACCCGCAGGCGCTGCAGGCGTTCCGCGGCGCGCTGACCGCCTGGCGCGCGCTCGGCGATGCGCACGGCGTGGCCGAGACGCTCAACAACATCGGCTTCGCGCATTTCCAGTTGGGCGACCTGGACAGCGCGCAGGCGTTCTGGGAACAGGCCGCGCGCGCCTATGCCGATCTCAACGACGCCACCGGCCGGGTGCGCACCGCGCAGAACCTCGGCCTGCTGGCCACCGCGCGCGGCCAGTGGGCGCAGGCGCAGACCCTGCTGACCCAGGCGCTGCGCGAGGCCGAGCGCCACCAGATGCTCGAGGAGGTGGCGGTGAGCCGGCGCAACCTGGCCGAACTGGCGTTCTGGCAGGGCCAGCGCGACGTGGCGCTGACCGAACTGGACCAGGCGCAGCGGCTGTTCCAGCAGAGCCGCGACCAGCGCGGCCAGACCGACATCGCCCTGCTGCGCGCGCAACTGTGGCTGGCGCTGGACGACCCGGCGCAGGCGCGGCTGGCGCTGCAGCAGGTGCAGCGCCAGGCCGCCGCCTCGGTGTCCAGCGAACAGCGCGCCGGTGCGGCGCTGCTGCAGGCGCAACTGGCCGAACGCGACGGCGACGACGCCGCGGCCGCCGCTGCGCTGCGCCAGGCCGAGGCACTGGCGCGCGCCAGCGGCACCCGCCTGCTGCAACTGCAGGTGCGGGTGCAGGCGGCGCACGACGAACCCACCCTGGCCGCGCTGGCGGCCGATGTCGCACGCCTGGGCAACGCCGGGCTGCGCCTGCGCTATCTGCAGCAGGCGCTGCGCTACGGCGCTGCCGACCAGGTCGCGGCGCGCTACGCGCAGGCGCAGACCCTGCTGCTGCGCGGCAGCCCGCTGTTCGCCGCCGCCCTGCACACGCAGGCCGCGCAGCGCCTGGACGCGCTCGGCGACCACGCCGCCGCGCAACGCGCCCGCCGCGCCGCGGCGCAGGCCGCCAGCGGTGCCGATGTCGCAAGCGCACGGAGCACGCCATGA
- a CDS encoding sensor histidine kinase encodes MSDATATAAERYRLLLQRLEANEREFRRLGRAVVKVQEDERRRLARELHDGVGQNLTVLKHRLAQLGAALGTADAALRAPLEEAIHLCTQALEDTRQMSRLLRPPILDDLGLEAALGWLGRSQSAAGATPVTVEIGPLPALDEALQTLLFRSAQEALTNALKHAGAQSVLLRLVAREGWAHLQVLDDGRGCDPQQALTAGGSGLSGLRERLRLSGGSLRLQSSPGEGCCVQIRVPLEAD; translated from the coding sequence ATGAGCGACGCCACTGCCACCGCCGCCGAACGCTACCGCCTGCTGCTGCAGCGCCTGGAAGCCAACGAGCGCGAGTTCCGCCGGCTCGGCCGCGCCGTGGTCAAGGTCCAGGAGGACGAGCGCCGGCGCCTGGCGCGCGAACTGCACGACGGCGTCGGCCAGAACCTCACCGTGCTCAAGCACCGGCTGGCGCAGTTGGGTGCGGCGCTCGGCACAGCCGACGCTGCGCTGCGCGCGCCGCTGGAGGAGGCCATCCATCTGTGCACGCAGGCGCTGGAAGACACCCGGCAGATGTCGCGCTTGCTGCGCCCACCGATTCTCGACGACCTGGGGCTGGAGGCGGCCTTGGGCTGGCTGGGCCGCAGCCAGTCCGCCGCCGGTGCCACCCCGGTCACGGTCGAGATCGGCCCGCTGCCGGCGCTGGACGAAGCGCTGCAGACCCTGCTGTTCCGCAGCGCACAGGAGGCACTGACCAATGCGCTCAAGCACGCCGGGGCGCAGTCGGTGCTGCTGCGACTGGTCGCGCGCGAGGGCTGGGCGCATCTGCAGGTGCTGGACGACGGCCGCGGCTGCGACCCGCAGCAGGCGCTGACCGCCGGCGGCAGCGGCCTGAGCGGCTTGCGCGAACGCCTGCGCCTGAGCGGCGGCAGCCTGCGCCTGCAGTCGTCCCCAGGCGAGGGCTGCTGCGTGCAGATCCGGGTGCCGCTGGAGGCCGATTGA
- a CDS encoding biotin/lipoyl-binding protein — protein sequence MKTPALIRFALTAIVVLVAALLAHALWRHYMLSPWTRDGRVRAEVVRIAPDVSGLVDAVAVRDNQHVKRGDLLFSVDRKRYELALEKARANLAVAQAQARAAGASLSAAAATQAASEAEFQMRRAQAERRARAAAVISAEARSDAEATARSAQADVHRSAALRGQATAAQAQAVASVEQAQAALDLAELDLQRTQVRATADGYITNLEVRVGDYAQAGGARLALVRDDAMWVYGYFEETKLPRVHVGDRADIRLMSGGLLLHGQVEGIARGIADSDNPTGTSLLADVSPTFNWIRLAQRVPVRIRIDPASVPQGTLLAAGMTATVSVHPRQD from the coding sequence ATGAAGACCCCTGCCCTGATCCGTTTCGCCCTGACCGCCATCGTGGTGCTGGTCGCCGCCCTGCTGGCGCATGCGCTGTGGCGCCACTACATGCTCTCGCCCTGGACCCGCGACGGCCGCGTGCGCGCAGAAGTCGTACGCATCGCACCCGACGTCTCCGGCCTGGTGGATGCGGTGGCGGTGCGCGACAACCAGCACGTCAAGCGTGGCGACCTGTTGTTCAGCGTGGACCGCAAGCGCTATGAGCTGGCCCTGGAAAAGGCCCGCGCCAACCTCGCGGTCGCGCAGGCGCAGGCGCGTGCGGCCGGCGCCAGCCTGTCGGCGGCGGCCGCCACTCAGGCGGCCAGCGAGGCGGAGTTCCAGATGCGCCGCGCCCAGGCCGAACGGCGCGCACGCGCCGCCGCGGTGATCTCCGCCGAGGCGCGCTCGGACGCCGAAGCCACCGCGCGTTCGGCCCAGGCCGACGTGCATCGCAGCGCGGCGCTGCGCGGCCAGGCCACCGCGGCGCAGGCGCAGGCGGTGGCATCGGTGGAACAAGCGCAGGCCGCGCTCGATCTGGCCGAGCTGGATCTGCAGCGCACCCAGGTCCGTGCCACCGCCGACGGCTACATCACCAATCTGGAGGTGCGCGTGGGCGATTACGCCCAGGCCGGTGGCGCCCGTCTGGCGCTGGTGCGCGACGATGCGATGTGGGTCTACGGCTACTTCGAGGAAACCAAGCTGCCGCGCGTGCATGTCGGCGACCGTGCCGACATCCGGTTGATGAGCGGCGGCCTGTTGCTGCACGGCCAGGTCGAGGGCATCGCCCGCGGCATCGCCGACAGCGACAACCCGACCGGTACCTCGCTGCTGGCCGACGTCAGCCCCACCTTCAACTGGATCCGCCTGGCACAGCGCGTGCCGGTGCGCATCCGCATCGATCCAGCCAGCGTGCCGCAGGGCACCCTGCTCGCGGCCGGCATGACCGCGACGGTGAGCGTGCATCCGCGGCAGGACTGA